The following proteins are encoded in a genomic region of Verrucomicrobiales bacterium:
- a CDS encoding HPP family protein produces the protein LAASVAVGLSIGAMHQLKCIHPPGGATAFTAVMGGSAIRQLGFHFVIFPVLANAVFMVAIAVLINGSFKWRRYPSILSYPASPPPSPSAKDATTPTHEEILAAVKSLDSFVDISEEELIHLVEILKRHVGKVDSDGCG, from the coding sequence CCTGGCGGCGTCGGTTGCCGTGGGCCTCTCGATCGGAGCGATGCATCAGCTAAAGTGCATCCATCCACCAGGAGGTGCCACGGCGTTTACTGCTGTCATGGGAGGGAGTGCGATCCGTCAACTTGGATTTCATTTTGTTATCTTCCCGGTGTTGGCCAATGCGGTGTTCATGGTCGCCATCGCCGTTCTCATTAACGGCTCATTCAAGTGGAGGCGGTATCCGTCGATTTTGAGCTACCCAGCTTCACCACCCCCTTCGCCGTCAGCCAAGGATGCGACCACGCCGACACATGAAGAAATCCTGGCAGCAGTCAAGTCGCTGGACTCCTTTGTGGACATCAGCGAGGAGGAGCTGATTCATTTGGTGGAGATCCTCAAGCGGCACGTCGGGAAAGTGGACAGTGATGGTTGCGGCTGA